A genomic stretch from Vibrio coralliilyticus includes:
- the lspA gene encoding signal peptidase II: protein MSEQALTLKQSGVRWLWLALVIFLADIGIKLFVMDNMGYGWANRIEVLPFFNLLYVHNYGAAFSFLSDQAGWQRWLFTGIAFAVTAMLTYWMSKLPAKEKWNNVAYAMIIGGAVGNVFDRVVHGYVVDYLDFFWGDYHWPAFNLADSTICIGAAMIILDGFRKKDAEKKA from the coding sequence ATGAGCGAACAAGCACTCACTTTGAAGCAATCTGGCGTGCGCTGGTTGTGGCTAGCATTGGTTATCTTTCTAGCAGATATCGGTATTAAGCTGTTTGTGATGGATAACATGGGTTATGGCTGGGCGAACCGCATTGAGGTGTTGCCTTTCTTTAATCTGCTTTACGTACATAACTACGGTGCTGCATTTAGCTTCCTGAGCGATCAGGCTGGCTGGCAACGTTGGTTGTTTACGGGGATCGCTTTTGCGGTAACCGCTATGCTGACTTACTGGATGAGTAAACTGCCAGCAAAAGAGAAATGGAACAATGTGGCTTATGCCATGATCATCGGTGGTGCGGTGGGCAATGTGTTTGATCGTGTGGTGCACGGTTATGTTGTCGATTACCTAGACTTTTTCTGGGGTGACTACCACTGGCCAGCGTTTAATTTGGCAGACAGTACGATTTGTATTGGTGCTGCAATGATTATCCTTGATGGATTTCGTAAAAAAGACGCTGAAAAAAAAGCGTAA
- the fkpB gene encoding FKBP-type peptidyl-prolyl cis-trans isomerase, with the protein MTTIVQESAVTLHFTIKLKDGSVADSTHNMGKPAKLVIGDGSLSENFEQCLLGLEVGEQKAIELKAEDAFGAPNPDNVHHMDRARFVGDAEVEVGTIMAFSGPDGMEIPGIITEIAGESVTVDFNHPLAGQDVTFEVEILSVE; encoded by the coding sequence GTGACCACTATTGTCCAGGAATCCGCAGTAACGCTGCATTTTACAATCAAACTTAAAGATGGCTCGGTTGCGGATAGCACGCACAACATGGGTAAGCCTGCCAAGCTCGTGATCGGTGACGGTAGCCTAAGTGAAAACTTTGAGCAATGCTTGCTAGGACTTGAAGTGGGTGAGCAAAAGGCGATTGAGCTGAAAGCGGAAGATGCCTTTGGTGCGCCGAATCCAGACAATGTGCATCATATGGATCGTGCAAGATTTGTTGGTGATGCAGAAGTTGAAGTGGGTACAATCATGGCTTTCTCTGGCCCTGATGGTATGGAAATCCCTGGAATCATTACTGAAATTGCGGGTGAATCAGTGACGGTTGATTTCAACCACCCGCTAGCAGGGCAAGATGTGACTTTTGAAGTTGAAATTTTGTCAGTAGAATAG
- the ispH gene encoding 4-hydroxy-3-methylbut-2-enyl diphosphate reductase, with translation MSNEMKILLANPRGFCAGVDRAISIVERALEMYQPPIYVRHEVVHNRFVVEGLKQRGAIFVEELHEVPDDNIVIFSAHGVSQAVRKEAKERDLTVFDATCPLVTKVHMEVARASRRHMEVVLIGHAGHPEVEGTMGQYASEEGGMYLVETPADVVSLKEKVKDPSNLHYVSQTTLSVDETADVITELRRVFPDIQGPRKDDICYATQNRQDAVREMATDVDVVIVVGSKNSSNSTRLKELAEKLGTPGYLTDCSEDIKPEWFDGKIKIGVTAGASAPEELVNQILERIQELVGTRSVEEVLGREENMFFEVPKELQIKQVD, from the coding sequence ATGAGCAATGAAATGAAAATTCTTTTAGCCAACCCACGCGGTTTCTGTGCTGGTGTTGATCGCGCGATCAGTATTGTTGAGCGTGCATTAGAAATGTACCAGCCACCGATTTATGTTCGTCATGAAGTCGTGCACAACCGATTTGTGGTCGAGGGGCTGAAACAAAGAGGCGCTATCTTTGTGGAAGAACTTCATGAAGTGCCCGATGACAATATTGTGATCTTTTCTGCTCATGGTGTCTCTCAGGCGGTTCGTAAGGAAGCAAAAGAACGCGATCTGACGGTCTTTGATGCGACTTGCCCATTGGTAACCAAAGTTCATATGGAAGTGGCTCGTGCAAGCCGCCGTCATATGGAAGTGGTTTTGATTGGCCATGCCGGACACCCTGAAGTCGAAGGTACAATGGGCCAGTATGCCAGCGAAGAGGGTGGTATGTACCTAGTTGAGACGCCAGCGGATGTGGTCTCTCTTAAAGAGAAAGTCAAAGATCCGAGTAATCTTCATTATGTCAGTCAGACGACACTGTCTGTAGATGAAACCGCTGATGTCATTACCGAGCTGCGTCGTGTATTCCCTGATATTCAGGGGCCACGTAAGGACGATATCTGTTACGCCACGCAGAATCGTCAGGATGCGGTACGTGAAATGGCAACGGATGTGGATGTCGTGATTGTCGTCGGCTCGAAGAACTCGTCAAACTCGACTCGTTTGAAAGAGCTGGCGGAGAAACTCGGTACACCAGGCTATCTCACCGATTGTTCTGAAGATATTAAGCCTGAATGGTTTGACGGAAAAATCAAGATTGGTGTCACTGCGGGTGCCTCTGCTCCAGAAGAATTGGTGAATCAGATCTTAGAGCGAATTCAAGAACTCGTGGGTACTCGATCAGTAGAAGAAGTATTGGGTCGTGAAGAAAATATGTTTTTTGAAGTTCCCAAAGAGCTACAGATTAAACAAGTCGACTAA
- a CDS encoding carbon starvation CstA family protein: MLWFLTCVAALIGGYFLYGAFVERVFGINEKRQTPAHTQADGVDYVPMSTKKVYLVQLLNIAGVGPIFGPIMGALYGPAAMLWIVIGCIFAGAVHDYFSGMLSVRNGGASVPTITGRYLGNGAKHFMNIFAIVLLLLVGVVFVSAPAGMITNLINDQTSFSVSMTSMVIAIFAYYIIATIVPVDKIIGRFYPLFGALLIFMSVGLMTAVALSSEHTVMGDFQVTDMFTNLNPNDMPLWPALFITIACGAISGFHATQSPLMARCMENEKNGRFVFYGAMIGEGVIALIWCAIALSFFGNLEALSEAVKNGGPGNVVYSSSFGLLGVFGGVIAFLGVVILPITSGDTAFRSSRLILAEYFNMEQKTLRNRLLMAVPLFVIGGILTQVDFGVIWRYFGFANQTTAVMMLWTASAYLLRHNKLHWITTIPAVFMTTVVVTFILNNSTLGFGLPMNVSTIAGILFSLGVTTYVIKTSKGKGDLDLADEEKPKAMTKTA, encoded by the coding sequence ATGTTGTGGTTTCTAACCTGTGTTGCCGCTCTTATAGGCGGATACTTCCTCTACGGGGCTTTTGTTGAAAGAGTCTTCGGCATCAATGAAAAGCGCCAGACACCAGCTCATACCCAAGCGGACGGTGTGGACTACGTCCCTATGTCGACCAAGAAAGTCTATCTCGTTCAGCTTTTGAACATCGCAGGCGTAGGCCCGATTTTTGGTCCAATCATGGGCGCGCTTTACGGCCCTGCGGCTATGCTGTGGATTGTCATTGGCTGTATTTTCGCTGGCGCAGTGCACGACTACTTCTCAGGAATGCTTTCGGTGCGCAACGGTGGCGCTTCCGTTCCTACCATCACTGGTCGCTATCTAGGCAATGGTGCAAAACACTTTATGAATATTTTTGCCATTGTCCTGTTACTTCTGGTCGGTGTGGTATTCGTTTCAGCACCGGCAGGGATGATCACTAACCTGATCAATGACCAGACAAGCTTTTCTGTTAGCATGACTTCCATGGTCATTGCCATCTTTGCCTATTACATCATTGCCACGATCGTCCCTGTCGACAAAATCATTGGTCGCTTTTACCCACTGTTTGGTGCTCTACTTATCTTTATGTCGGTTGGCCTGATGACAGCAGTGGCGCTATCAAGCGAGCACACCGTCATGGGTGATTTCCAAGTCACAGATATGTTTACCAACCTAAACCCTAATGACATGCCACTATGGCCTGCGCTATTTATTACCATTGCTTGCGGTGCTATCTCGGGTTTCCACGCCACTCAGTCACCTTTGATGGCGCGTTGTATGGAAAATGAGAAAAACGGCCGATTCGTTTTCTACGGAGCCATGATTGGTGAAGGTGTGATTGCGCTTATCTGGTGTGCGATTGCTCTGTCTTTCTTCGGCAACCTTGAGGCACTGTCTGAAGCCGTGAAAAACGGCGGTCCAGGTAACGTTGTTTACAGCTCTTCATTTGGTCTGCTGGGGGTATTTGGTGGCGTGATTGCTTTCTTGGGCGTAGTTATTCTTCCTATCACATCAGGTGACACCGCATTCCGCTCTAGCCGTCTGATTCTAGCTGAATACTTCAATATGGAGCAGAAAACGCTGCGTAACCGTCTACTGATGGCTGTCCCTCTTTTCGTGATTGGTGGCATCCTAACTCAAGTCGACTTCGGTGTTATCTGGCGTTACTTCGGTTTTGCCAACCAAACAACTGCTGTCATGATGCTGTGGACGGCTTCAGCTTACTTGCTTCGTCATAACAAACTGCATTGGATCACCACAATTCCTGCAGTATTTATGACGACCGTTGTCGTGACCTTTATCCTCAATAACAGCACACTAGGTTTTGGTCTACCAATGAACGTTTCTACCATCGCTGGTATCTTGTTCTCACTTGGCGTGACGACTTATGTCATCAAGACCTCTAAGGGCAAAGGTGACTTGGATCTGGCTGATGAAGAGAAGCCAAAAGCGATGACCAAGACTGCATAA
- a CDS encoding DUF2799 domain-containing protein, which yields MRKLIFLLLVSTLVACAASPEQLAEEGDWYEIGYQDGVRGHTQRSFKELASLGSVKQGDYDQGYLTGIQEYCNPNFAYQIGLTGQYYEGVCEGTEEAQKFRMEWKRGWDEHANKYY from the coding sequence ATGAGAAAACTCATTTTTTTGTTGTTGGTATCTACGTTAGTTGCCTGTGCGGCAAGCCCAGAACAATTGGCTGAGGAAGGAGACTGGTACGAAATTGGTTATCAAGATGGTGTCCGAGGTCACACTCAACGTTCTTTTAAAGAGCTAGCCAGCTTAGGCAGTGTTAAACAAGGGGATTATGATCAGGGCTACCTGACAGGAATCCAAGAATACTGCAATCCTAACTTTGCGTATCAGATTGGTTTAACGGGGCAGTATTATGAAGGTGTGTGCGAGGGCACTGAAGAGGCGCAGAAGTTTCGCATGGAGTGGAAGCGTGGCTGGGATGAGCACGCTAATAAGTATTATTGA
- the murQ gene encoding N-acetylmuramic acid 6-phosphate etherase, producing the protein MTNDALIAALSHLVSEGRNPDTMDIDLLPSLEIVKRINQQDKLVPLAVEKVLPDIAQAVDKITQAFQSGGRLVYMGAGTSGRLGILDASECPPTFGVSDQMVIGLIAGGPEAILKAKEGAEDSPELGVADLKSIEFSEKDVVVGIAASGRTPYVIGALEYANDLGATTVALSCNPDSVIAEVAQIAISPVVGPEALTGSTRLKSGTAQKLVLNMLTTASMIRLGKSYENLMVDVKATNKKLVARAARIVMQATDCDKQQAITTLEQTDYDVKLAILMILTGLDVDSAKQQLSRQEGFLRKAVENHSS; encoded by the coding sequence ATGACCAACGATGCACTTATCGCAGCGCTTTCACATCTGGTTTCTGAAGGTCGTAACCCAGACACCATGGATATCGACTTGCTGCCTTCTCTGGAAATCGTTAAAAGAATTAACCAGCAAGATAAACTCGTTCCTCTCGCGGTAGAAAAAGTCCTGCCTGATATTGCTCAGGCTGTCGATAAAATCACTCAAGCCTTTCAATCTGGCGGTCGCTTAGTATACATGGGAGCGGGAACCAGTGGGCGCTTGGGAATTCTTGACGCCTCTGAATGCCCACCGACGTTTGGTGTCTCTGATCAAATGGTGATCGGACTGATTGCTGGTGGCCCAGAAGCGATCCTCAAAGCCAAAGAGGGCGCAGAAGATTCACCGGAACTTGGCGTTGCGGATCTCAAATCTATTGAGTTTAGCGAGAAAGATGTGGTGGTAGGTATTGCGGCCAGCGGGCGTACCCCTTATGTTATTGGCGCACTGGAATACGCTAATGATCTAGGGGCAACAACAGTAGCGTTATCGTGCAATCCAGATTCGGTCATTGCTGAAGTCGCTCAAATCGCCATCAGCCCAGTCGTTGGCCCAGAAGCACTCACTGGCTCAACACGACTGAAGTCAGGTACCGCGCAAAAACTGGTACTCAACATGCTAACAACAGCAAGCATGATTCGTTTGGGTAAAAGTTATGAAAACCTGATGGTGGATGTCAAAGCCACCAATAAAAAGCTGGTTGCCCGCGCAGCGCGAATTGTCATGCAAGCCACAGACTGTGATAAGCAACAAGCCATCACGACACTTGAGCAAACTGATTATGACGTGAAACTCGCCATCTTAATGATTCTCACTGGGCTGGATGTCGACAGCGCAAAGCAACAATTAAGTCGTCAAGAGGGCTTTCTCAGAAAGGCAGTGGAAAACCACAGCAGCTAG